One Mycolicibacterium fallax genomic window, GTGGCCCGCTGGTGGCTGCCGGAACGCTGGGCCTTCGCCGACGGGGTGCCGCGCACCAGCGTCGGCAAGTACGACAAGAAGGCCATCCGGGCCGCCTACGCGGCCGGGGAATACCAGGTCATCACGCTCTGAGCGGTGCCATCGGCGCGGAAGGGGATCACATGGCCAGGCCGCTGAGGGTCATTCAGTGGGCGACCGGCGGGGTGGGCACCGCAGCCATCCGCGGCGTCGTCGAGCACCCCGACCTGGAACTGGTCGGCGCCTGGGTGCACAGCCCCGACAAGCAGGGGCGCGACGTCGGCGAACTCGCCGGCATCGCCCCGATCGGGGTGGCCGCGACCGGCAGCGTCGAGGAGATCCTGGCCGCCGACGCCGACGCGGTCATCTACACCCCGCTGCTGCCGGACCCCGATCAGGTCGCCGCGCTGCTGCGCTCGGGCAAGAACGTCATCACCCCGGTCGGCTGGTTCTACCCGCGGGAAAAAGAGGCCGCGCCGCTGCGCGCCGCAGCGCTGGCCGGCGGGGTCACCCTGCACGGCACCGGCATCGCGCCCGGCGGCTTCAGCGACAAGTTCCTGCTGCAGCTCTCCGCGCTGTCCACCGCAGTGACATTCGTTCGCGGCGAGGAGTTTTCAGACCTGCGCAGCTATCAGGCGCCCGACGTGCTGCGGCACGTGATGGGCTTCGGTGGCACCCCGGAGAACGCCCTGACCGGGATGATGGCCAAGCTGCTCGACGGCGGCTTCATTCAGGCGATCAGCATGGTGGTCGACGCGATGGGGTTCGCCGCCGAACCGAGGATCCGCAGCAGCCAACAGGTTGCGGTGGCCACCGCGGCGATCGACTCGCCGATCGGGGTGATCGAACCGGGTCAGGTGGCCGCCCGCCGGTTCGTCTGGGAGGCGCTGGTCGACGGCGAGCCGGTGGTCCGGGTGGGGGTCAACTGGCTGATGG contains:
- a CDS encoding NAD(P)H-dependent amine dehydrogenase family protein codes for the protein MARPLRVIQWATGGVGTAAIRGVVEHPDLELVGAWVHSPDKQGRDVGELAGIAPIGVAATGSVEEILAADADAVIYTPLLPDPDQVAALLRSGKNVITPVGWFYPREKEAAPLRAAALAGGVTLHGTGIAPGGFSDKFLLQLSALSTAVTFVRGEEFSDLRSYQAPDVLRHVMGFGGTPENALTGMMAKLLDGGFIQAISMVVDAMGFAAEPRIRSSQQVAVATAAIDSPIGVIEPGQVAARRFVWEALVDGEPVVRVGVNWLMGEEHLEPAWNFGPQGQRYEVEVRGNPDFTACIKGFHGEIGPGGELGEETGIVGTAAHCVNSVPAVCAADPGIVSYLDLPLVSGKAAPELRR